The following are encoded together in the Glycine max cultivar Williams 82 chromosome 8, Glycine_max_v4.0, whole genome shotgun sequence genome:
- the TPS6 gene encoding LOW QUALITY PROTEIN: (3S,6E)-nerolidol synthase 1 (The sequence of the model RefSeq protein was modified relative to this genomic sequence to represent the inferred CDS: inserted 1 base in 1 codon; deleted 5 bases in 4 codons; substituted 1 base at 1 genomic stop codon), whose amino-acid sequence MALHFKLCILSFKPQIIITTKAQLSHSFNPAKLDSLHIAIKWKIVQEERSTALLTKIGDLSINHXDKLEVVKNEFRNTMGENTLRCLYMIDAVQRLNIDYHFQEEIEAFLRRQYVNSSTIPGGYYGNDIHEIALCFRLLRQQGFFVPEEVFGKFTNKEGKFNQKLGENIKGMVDLYEASQLGIIGEDILAEAGEFSGQVLKEKVDCIDNLEAMFVKRTLEHPFHKSFPMFTARNFFGDFHGTNNTWLDSLKEVXQMDFNLRECMYHREITQISKWWTGLGLANELIYARNQPLKWYIWSLTCFTDPTLSEERVELTKPISLIYIIDDIFDVYGTLDELTIFTEAVCRWDITAIEQLPDYMKACFRVLYNLTNEISSKVYQKHGWNPIDSLLNAWKSLCKAFPVEAKWFASGRGLPSAEEYLKNGIVSSGVHIVMVHAFSLLGHGLTEENVQIIDRNPVIISSPATILRLWDDLGNAEDVNGDGNYGLYMKCYMKEHPHVSIEQTREHVTRMISDAWKRLNQECLMSHDRANPLPSSFTKLCLNAARMVPLMYSYDTNSPSKLLEEYVKSLLYGGAMQSISENQTIVS is encoded by the exons ATGGCACTGCATTTCAAATtgtgcattctttctttcaaacctcaaattattattacaaCAAAGGCTCAGCTTTCTCATAGCTTCAACCCTGCTAAACTTGATTCTCTTCACATTGCCATCAAATGGAAAATTGTTCAAGAAGAAAGATCTACAGCATTATTGACAAAAATT GGAGATCTCAGCATTAATCACTAAGACAAACTGGAGGTGGTCAAGAATGAATTTAGGAACACTATGGGTGAAAATACATTAAGATGTTTGTACATGATTGATGCCGTGCAGCGCCTAAATATTGATTACCACTTCCAAGAGGAAATTGAAGCATTCCTACGGAGGCAATATGTGAATTCTAGTACTATTCCGGGTGGTTATTATGGTAATGATATTCATGAGATTGCACTTTGCTTCAGGCTATTGAGACAACAAGGTTTCTTTGTGCCTGAAG AGGTGTTTGGCAAGTTCACAAACAAGGAGGGAAAGTTCAACCAAAAACTTGGTGAAAATATCAAGGGAATGGTAGACCTATATGAAGCCTCACAGTTAGGCATAATAGGGGAAGACATACTTGCTGAAGCTGGAGAATTTAGTGGCCAAGTCCTAAAGGAAAAGGTGGATTGTATCGATAATCTCGAAGCTATGTTTGTGAAGAGAACCTTAGAGCACCCTTTTCACAAAAGCTTTCCCATGTTTACTGCTAGAAATTTCTTTGGTGATTTCCATGGCACGAATAATACATGGTTAGATTCCTTAAAAGAAG GTCAAATGGATTTCAATTTGCGGGAATGCATGTACCATCGAGAGATCACTCAAATTTCTAA ATGGTGGACAGGGCTTGGTTTAGCCAACGAGTTAATATATGCGAGAAACCAACCACTTAAATGGTACATTTGGTCATTGACATGTTTCACGGATCCTACTTTGTCAGAGGAAAGGGTTGAGCTCACA AAACCAATATCTTTAATCTACATAATAGATGACATTTTCGATGTTTATGGGACACTAGATGAATTAACTATTTTCACAGAAGCTGTTTGCAG ATGGGATATTACAGCAATTGAGCAGCTACCAGATTACATGAAGGCATGCTTCAGAGTCCTCTATAATCTCACAAATGAAATCAGCTCCAAGGTCTACCAGAAGCACGGGTGGAACCCCATAGACTCTTTACTAAATGCG TGGAAGAGTTTGTGCAAAGCCTTCCCAGTTGAAGCAAAATGGTTTGCCTCTGGGAGAGGA TTGCCCAGTGCTGAGGAATACTTAAAGAATGGAATAGTAAGCTCTGGAGTGCATATTGTGATGGTTCATGCTTTCTCTCTTTTGGGGCATGGATTAACCGAGGAAAATGTTCAAATCATAGACAGAAACCCTGTCATCATTTCTTCCCCGGCAACAATTCTTCGACTTTGGGATGACTTGGGAAATGCAGAG GATGTTAATGGTGATGGTAATTATGGGTTGTATATGAAGTGCTACATGAAGGAGCACCCACATGTTTCTATTGAACAGACACGGGAGCATGTCACTCGAATGATTTCGGATGCATGGAAACGACTCAACCAAGAATGTCTCATGAGTCATGACAGA GCAAATCCTTTACCATCATCTTTCACTAAACTTTGCCTCAATGCTGCTCGGATGGTACCTCTAATGTATAGTTATGACACAAATAGTCCATCGAAGCTA CTAGAAGAGTATGTGAAATCGTTGCTTTATGGTGGTGCTATGCAGAGTATTTCAGAAAATCAGACCATTGTTTCATGA